Genomic DNA from Molothrus aeneus isolate 106 chromosome Z, BPBGC_Maene_1.0, whole genome shotgun sequence:
CAGCAGCAACTCCTGTTGCTGAAAAAGGCTACTGAGAAGGCAAataaaattcataaaaaatTTTCAATATGAAACTTTTCTCTCTTACGATTCTTAGCACTACCAGTAGAGAGCAGCAGAGTAGGAACAGGGACGTGAGTACACAGaaacagctcagcagcagcattctTGCAGATGTGTAATAAACTATTGACCCAAAACAATGATGTTGCCAGGTAATAAGTAAGTAATAAGTAAGTAAATCCTGGCCTCTATATCAATTTACCAATTCAGTATCAGTTTGCAGACAAAATGGTAAATTGGTGTCAGATGGAATTCCAAGGAATTGagttatattaaaaattaatcaagATGAGGAGAAGCCTAGTGGCTTCACTGACAAAACATGTCAGCATTTCCCAGCAAGAAACCACCTGCTGCTATTAAGAGATCTGTTTGAAAATGTTGTTCTCTTTGAAGACAAATTTGGTTTTAAGTCACTGAAAGTTATCTGGCCAATATACAACTAGTATCCAGATTTTCCCCTGTGTAATTGCTTACTAGAGgccaaagacaaaaaaacatAGCACAGACAAAATTCTTGGAGAATGCTGCAAAAAGCATCAATGTATTACacaaacagtactttaacatcTGTATTGGAAGCAGTGTCTATAAGACGTAACTcccctttctgctttttcagtttGAGTCAAGGCTAAGAAATGTTTgcagtggaagaaaatgaaagttttcagctttcttattccagagttaaaaaataaagacaatatTAACTCTATCAAACTTTAcagctttcatttcttttgtaaaaaaatataatattttatataaccAAAAATATATTACAGATGCCAGCACACACACCTACAGTTCTGCTTCAGTGATGTTCTCATCAGGGCAACAATAGTATTCCACAAAACAGATCTGTCCATCTTCATTCCTAATCATATACTGCAGTGACAGAAATCCTTGAGCATCTGTTCGAATGGACACTTTGCAAGACAAAGCCAATGCCTTTGTGGATGGTTTAAGCAAAGAAATCTTGTATCTGCAGGAGAAAatgttattattatatattatttcaataatatgaaaaaaatacattgcgCAAAGAGAGGCTGAAACATTAGTCACTAATAAAGACCCAGAATAAACACAAATCAATTAGGAAGACGCTTATTTGGTCTTTCCCTGGTAACAACATTAAACTGTCATTGTCAGCACTTAGCTTTTGATTACAGACACAGTCTTTTATCAGATGGGGAATATTTTTGCCCCCTCAtactaataaaataaatgttacagCAATgcaaaagcagtttttaaaCTTCCTATCAAGAATGCATGACCTGGCACAGAGGGCATCAGTCACTTTCTAACCTGTTAGTCTGGGTCTGGTTACAGTGGAATGCTTCCATCAAATCAGAGTCCCTAGGGTAGTCTAGATGTGCACTTCCAGCATTTCCAAAAGTGGATAACCTGGAAGACAAAAAGCACCATCTCAAAATACCTGATGAGAGCTCTGTAAAAACTCACCAAAATGAGTCATGGTACATATCACATGACAGTTTCACAAAACAGTGCTGTTTGTTTCACTTTATTTAATCAAAAATGCTAAACTGTTCACACCAGTGTCACATTTATGAAGTTGTCAAAATACTCATTACTATGTTAATTAGAGAACATACTGTGATTTGCTATACTCATTACAATTCTTCCTGAAAGGAAGGAATTAATTCTAAAATAGTTCCCCTCTCTCCACTGTGAAAACGTCCACTCCTCACCAAAGATAGCCAAGCACAAACATTTGAGTTGAAAGCCATTTCTAGTACCTGAAGTAGGGTTTATCTGGAGACATGGTAATCTGCAGAACTTCACTGGTCATGTCCAGTTCAGCAAATGCCTCTCGCAGTCCCTCTGACTGCAGGATAATTTTATTAACAACCTTTGTACTGCAGAAATCAAAATCTAACAACTCCTCAGGTTCTTGAGTGTTGATTTTGCACACTGTTACCACTCCTCCTTCTTCCAAGAACAGCATCAGGGGATACCCATAACCACGGTAACACAATCTAAGGGCCGTTGATGTTCCTGAAAATGAGAATGAAATACACATTCTGCAGAGACCACAGCTAGGGCATTTTCTAAAGTGAAAACTTTAGAAAACTCACATTTTTCTGGCACACAGGCCACAGACCAACCTTAGTGCTGCCTCCCAGATACCCCCTGAAATGCTAATGATTATGcagtaaaattaaattacttgcGTGGAGACAACTCAAATCCAAATAATTTCACCCACCACAAAAGAAACACCAGCTGTGACAATTAGGACATACTACAAACAGTTTAGAGGAATTGGAAAATCCTCATGGTCCCGTGGCTCTCTCTGGCTCACATCATCCTTCCTTACTACTCTTGTTACTTGTGCAACCCAAACTGAAGCTAATACAGCTGAGCTTGTGCTGTGGTCACACCCTCCTGTGGCAGGTTATCAACACCTAACCCTCTGGTTTCCCAAAATCACAGTGCTCTTTAGTACACTCGATTTCGATCTTTAGGTCAGCCACAAACAAAACTGTAGAGGAATGAGGAgctcaaggcagagctgcaagggcAGAACTGCCCAGAAAGCTGCCATGGTATCACTCCACGCCACGTGAGTACtcatcctgcagcacccacacaGCCTCCTGTGGATTCATGGAAATATACCACACCTGGCAAGGAGCTGGTTCCAAAAATGGTGAGGCAGTCCAGAAGAACAGACAGACTGATCCGGAACATCACAGACTCCTCCTGAACggaaaattcctgaaaaatttCTGCCTGTAAGTTAAAGAAAAGAGACGAAAAGCTGGGAGTTTCTGCAATTATTTTACAGTTTAAACTTCAAGGTTTCCCATCTAGAAAGCAGTGCAACACAAAGTGATTTCTACATGCAACACAGCAGTGATTATAGAAAAATGGGTCTTCATCCTCAAAACTAGGAAAACACAATCAAACCACACTTGAAACGAGGTAAGATGGCATAAACATGAAATCCTAAGTACTTGTCTATTATGGTTTAAGTACAACCTACAAACAGTAAAACTAGAGCTGTTTACTTCTGGAGCTAGAAACATTCATGGAACTGTACAATATATCACCCTTCTCCAGTAACAAATACTTACACTTTTTATGCTCAGTGCATGAATAAGCATTCCAAACACTACAAGGACATAAGAACAGATCAGAACAGTGACTTCACCACTCTGAAGTATGTGCTGAATCCTGCCTTTGACTAGCCTGATAGGGATAAACTGCTCCTTGCTATCCTGTCTGTCACTGGAACTCACTGCTTTGTGGTACCTACAAGAACGGAGTGTCTCAGAAATAAACCAGGGTGGCATGAGCTGCTTTTGGAAAAgtaatttcatattttcctgGCAACCCAGAGGGAAAACCCCATCCTGGGGTGCTTTGAGCATAGCACAACCATCTTTAATCTAGTGTCTGTGCATCTGTACTCTTTCAAAACTAACATAAATCCAACCTTTTAGCTTTGGGATGAGCTATAGCTCAAAACAATTAAAGAGGGATACTATGAGGACTTCCTGTGCAActaagcacagcacagccagaaggAGCCATGAGTTTGGAGGGCACTAATACATTAGATGAGGGTGCAAACCCACTACCCTGTCAAGTGCTCAGGGATGTACTCCTGCAGGGTTTGGAATTCCAGCAGCATGGACACCCATAAACAAGGGCAGCCTCACCATGGCCCTTCCTCCGTGCCAGCTCAGGCACCTCTGCCTTGCTTCCAGCAAAATCTCCCCTTCTCTGCAGGTGAGCACATGGAATTGTTGGGGTTGGGAGGTACCTCTGGAGATTATCCAGTCCAACCTCTCTGCCAAGGCAGAGTCACCTGGAGCAGTGACACGGGAACACATCCAGAACACATCCAGGCGGGGTTAGactgtctccagagagggaaacTCCAAGACCTCTCTGGCATTCTGTTCCAGTGATCTACCCCCCTGAAAATAAAGAAGTGCTTCCTCGTGTTGAGATGAAACTTCggtggttttattttatgcCCATTGCCCTCGTTCCTGTCACGGTCACCAGAGAAAGGAGTCTGGCACCATCTTCTTGGCACCCACGTTTGAGATATTTATACGCATTAATGGGACTCTCAGTCTGctcttttccaggctaaacagacccagctcctgcaggctgcctcgcaagagatgctccagtcctttactcatctttgtggcctccgCTGGACTCTTTGTCCCCCCGGTGCCCTGACAGTGGCGGTAACCGGGGCCTGTGCAGGTTCTGCAGCAGCCGCGCCCGCCCCTCGCCCGTGTCCCGGTACCTGGATGAAGGCGTTGGCCTGGATACACTTGGCATCCTCCACGGTGACGCGCAGCCCGCTGGCCGTGGCGAGGCAGGTGGCGTGGTCCTGGAAGTGCACGGCCCTCAGGAGGCTGGACAGGTGCCGGGCATTGTCCAGGCTGGCCGACAGCGCGTAGCGCTCGCCGCTGGCGGGCGGCTGTGCCGAGAACGGCATGGCCCAGCACCGGGAACGCCGCAGGCGGGAGTGCAGCGGGCGGAGCGCAGGAGGCGGGAATGTAGGAAGCGGGAGCGCAGGAGACGGGAATGCAGGAAGCGGGAATGCAGGAGGCGGGGCACGGGCACGGCGAACGGAGGGAGCGCAGGAAGTGAGATCACAGCCTCGGCAGCGCAGGAAATGCGAGCGCCGGAAACGTGACGCGGGAAGCGGGGCGGGCCGGGAGCCCTCGCGGCATGGCGTGCGGACCGATGGCGGCCAAGAGGAAGCGTGGAGCGCTGGCCGCGGGGAAGGCGAAGCGCGCCAGGAGCGCCCCGAGCGCGGGCGAGGCGGCGCCGGAGGGCGGCCCGAGGGATGGCAGCGTCCCGCCGCAGGAATACAGCATCCCGCCGCCCGTGTCCCAGGTACCGCCGCTCGGCCCGGCGCTCCGGTTGTGTGGGGGAACGCGGCTGAGCCGTGACAGAGGGGTTTGTTCGTGGTCTTTTGTAATAGCGGCACAAGTAAAAGTAAACGGGCGGTGCGTTGTTTCCGTGAGAATACGTGAAAAGCGCTGTCCTGGTCGATGTCGGTAAGATGTGTTACCTCAGTCTCAGAAGTATTGGGAAGAGTTGGGCAGTTCTCTTGCATACAGAGGCTGTGTGGAAACTGTGCCTGTTCCATTTAGGAATCATACGGAGAAGGTTTCGGTAATTGTTTGCTTGTAGGAAAAACGTAAAGTACTGCGTGTAAACACAAAGATTTCGCAATTTCGACAGGAGaagctggctgtgctctggagcTGTTCCTGAGCCCATTTTGCAGGAAAATAAGCGACGCACGTGGGTTTTTAGCAGTTGGGtgggagggaaaggctgtgcCCGGGAGCACGCTGTGGATCGGGATGAGGACGGCTCCTCCTGTAAAAGCAGGGCCCCCTGTTCTGTAGGGCAGTCTCCACTCTTGCTGAGAGCGTGGGTCTGTCTGCACGGGAGATAAAAACGGAGATTCTTGCTGTGTCTTTCTGTGTTCGCTGTCCAAACTGTAATTTTGCTGCATTATAATAACATTAAGGCTAGCAGCTTCCCATGTGACTcttgtgtctttttttctaGGGCAAATGGAAAAACAAGGAGCGAGTGCTGATATTCTCCTCTCGTGGAATTAATTTCAGAACAAGACACCTAATGCAGGACTTAAGGACATTGATGCCTCACTCTAAAGCAGGTAGGGGTTGAACATCATTCCTAACACATTTTGAGAATGCTTTTAAACCAAAAGCTCCTAACAacttgttcttttatttttttaaatgtggtaCAGAAGAGTTTTGATGAAACTTGTATCTCAAACAAAAACCTTTTGAGCCAACAAGTACAGCAATTTTTGTATAATagtattttctgggaaaattgAATCCTATGGCATCACTCCTGAGTCTGCACAGTTGGTTTTGTTGCTATGTTTAGATATTCCATATATTCCATAACATGACAATTTGATAATTACCGTTTTGTTTATAAACTAGTAAATTTTTTGCAAAAAACCTGACTTACAATAATCTCTTGTATTGAATTGGTTTTCCAGCCTTGTAAATGTTGACTTTATCTTCCAGATACAAAAATGGACCGTAAAGACCAGTTATTTGTAATCAATGAGGTAATTCAGGTTTTATCTTGGtgcttctttattttattttattttctgtggaaattcagTATGCAAGGGAAAAGGGCAACCAAGTTCAAAGTGTAACTTCATAGGTGAAAAATTACTGATACCCAAACAGCCGAAAGTTGACTTTTGATTATTAAAACCAGAATGAAACTTATAATTAGATACAGATTTTCATCATGAAGAAATACAGCACAATGAAGAAGAAATACAGCATCATGTGCTTTTCTGTGTAGGTGAGAAGTGTAGTACAGCTTATGCTTAAACAATGCAGGACACAAATACGCAGCCAGCCCAAATGTAGTAGGAGGTTGATAGTTCTGAACCTAGAACCTAAtgtctcagctcctgctcttgtgATTGTATCTGGAGAGCTTATCAGGTTGTTTGTAGCTTTAGTGAGGTTATTACTCCTTGTAGTAAGtatgtgaaatttttttttaaagcctaaCCAAAATTTGGGTTTCAGTAGATGTCATTTCATAAGACAAGATCTTTGCTTTTGAAGTTGCAGTTTGGAGAGGAGAAAATATTAGAGATGAATGGGGAAAGTTATCAAAAATGTATTCAGGATGTTTGTAAGCAGCTAACTTGATGTGTCTTGTGTAGGTGTGTGAAATGAAAAACTGCAATAAGTGCATCTTTTTTGAAGCCAAAAAGAAACAGGATCTTTACATGTGGTAAGGAAATGTTATGTTTTGTTACATTTCTGTTTATAGCTGCAATGCTTCAGTTCTAGCAGAAGTTTCCTACTGTAATAATGAAGATGCATGAAATACTGCTGCTTAGTTAAATTTGTTCTAATATTGCACTTCTGTGGATAGTGCAAATTTACAATGTGTGAACAGCTTTTGGTGACTGTTTGCAGAAGcattttacaaaattatttagaaaacaaGTGTTTATGAGCTTTTTAAAGGAACTCAGTACAGCTGTAAAAGTGACAGAAACTACTTCAATGCAGGAATAGCTAGTTGGGGTGTATTCTCCCTGCtgttaacatttttctttctctcttccccacCACCTGTCCTCTGAAGGGTTTCAAACACACCACAGGGACCATCTGCTAAATTCTTGGTGCAGAATGGTAAGCTGGTGGACATTATTGTGTTTGTATTATTGCTGTTCtgtccaaaatattttctgtaagtAATAacggtttgtttttttttaaatcactgtaGTTCACACACTGGCTGAATTGAAGATGACAGGAAATTGCCTAAGGGGCTCAAGACCCCTTTTGTCTTTTGATCCAGTAAGTAtaggttttatttcattttggtaGGTTCTTATTCTTTTTGCATGACTATTGCATTTAGCCTTGTATGTAAAACAacgtttttattttttgtagatATTTGACCGGGAGCCACACTATGCCCTGCTAAAAGAATTGTTTATTCAGGTCAGTCTATAGTTCCAGTGTTTCTTCACTGGAGATGTTTTTTTGCAACATACTTAAGAATCgcaagtggtttttttttttcaagcagcaGTTTTACACTTCTGAACTTTGAAAAGATCAAAAAGGATTTGGATCATATTCTTAGCATGACTCAGACACTTATTCTTAAGTTTTGGGTTATGAAATGTAACCTTGGTTCGGGAACTTAGTAAATTAAATGGAGTTTAAAAATAGCCATTTGTGTTTGACCTCTTAAATTGCAGATGTTCAGAAACTCTGCCTTTTATTACAGATATTTGGTACACCACAGTACCACCCCAAAAGCCAGCCTTTTGTTGATCATGTCTTCACCTTCACCGTCACTGATGAAAGGATCTGGTTTCGCAATTACCAGGTGAGTGGTCTCTCCTAGCTCTTCAAAAGGAGGTCAGTGGAATAACTTCATATCAAATCCACCAAATGAAATAAGAATCATGATTATTGTTACCAGGATATGCCAGCCCCTAGTGCTTGCAGATTCAGTGTCCTGAAATTACAGCCTTCTCCCATATCTCTGGAGAGATCTGGTTCACTGAACTTGGCATTGATTAAGTTGTGATTCTGTGAGGGATGTCTTGGTGGCAGTTCATACTACCCAAAGCCTAAACTGTACCTTAACCTAAATTGCTGCTTTGACCCAAAGTGATCCAGAGCTTACTTTCTGTAGAAGGAATTCACAAATACAGAGTACTCCAAAAGCTTGCTTGAATTCCTAAGAACCGCTCTATGTACAGACCTGGGTTTATGCAAATCTTAACTAATCAGGTACCTTATCTTGAATTTAAGTTCAATTGTGTATTACCATATATATGCAAAGCGCCTGCAAGGTCATATGCTTTGATTCAATCTGTGAGAAATTgagaaagttttctttttattgcagATAATAGAAGAAGATGCATCTCTAGTAGAAATTGGGCCTCGTTTTGTCCTGAACCTCATAAAAATCTTCCAAGGTAGCTTTGGAGGACCAACTCTCTACGAAAATCCTCATTACCAGTCCCCAAATATGGTAAGCAGTTCTGTCTTAGTTTTCTCTTTCATTCAGCAACTAATTTGAAAACCAGCCTTGCAGTCAGTCTGTGCAGGAACATCAAGTATGCCTTTCCCCATGACCCTTTGTAGTGCCCTAAACTAGTGACAGTTTGAGGACAGAGTAGTTTTGTGATCATGAAGTGAATGCAGAAGTCATGTCACTGAAAAGATGATGTTACACTGAGGGTCTTGGCCATTAAGCAGAGAAATTAGTGTTAAAGAAATTAGTTTCATTAATAACAGATTTCTTCCATCGTGCTTATTTGAAACATGATGaaatttaaattcttatttGTATAGCATCGCCGCCTGATAAGATTGTCAGTGGCAGCTAAGTTTAGAGAGAAGCAGCAGGTGAAAGAAGTGcagaagataaagaaaaaagggacTAAGGTCCTTGTTGAAGAAGATCCTACTGAAGTAGTCTTTGAAACTCCAGCTGAAGAGAAGCCAGTGGAAATACAGCTTGTGAAACCAGAGTCAAAGCCAATTGTTAAAGATAAGAAGAAGCTACGCaaaattcagaggaaaaagcaaaaaaagctaTTCAGAACTGAAGGATCTGCTTAGATGTTACAAGGAATGAAACTTCATACAAAATCAACCGCATATTGTAAATATTTGAATTTACATTGTACAGACGAACATGTCTGAACTTCAGTTTTAAGTGAACAAAACATACATTTCTTTATAAAGATTGagtttgcattcttttattgTCTTCTGGGGTTCTGAGTTTTCAGAAATAACGTGGCATCTCATTCAGCCTGGCcctaaacacttccagggatgggacatcacAACTGTTCTGGACAACTTCTCTGGGGCTATTTCTTTGTTACATACCTTTAGTTGACAGTTCCTGATCTCATGACCTGGTTCATCCACTCACTAGTTCTGCACTCCCCCAGACTTTCTTGTGTTTCAAAGTCTTGCCCATGCCCCGTTTCTGTTTGATACCTCTGTTTCAATTTCCAGCATCTTAATGCTGAAAAGACACAACAGGCTGGAGAGGAAGCTGACCTGTTAAATTCTAAACACCACCCCACCCAGCAGGGCGAGGGAAATCCCATGTAACTTCTGCACCAAAGTGGTCTGTGTGCCATGTGGTTGGAAAGAAAGACTGGTGAATATAGGCATGTGCTCCGTTCACATAGTCCAGTACATAGACatctgagttggaaaggactcCCAACAGGATAATTGAGTCCAATTTAACTCTTTGCAGAACTTTGTAACACTATGCCCTATGACTGAGGATCATACAGGCCCTGTTTAACTCTTGACAGGCTTGttgccacttccctgggaactGACCATCCTCTGTGTAAAGAGCCTTGGTGTCCAACAGGAACTTCCCCAACACACTGTCCTTTAACCCCAGCTGCCAACTCAGCCCCAGAGAGCTCAGTCTCCCTTGGTAGGAGGAAGGATAGAAATGAAAAGTTATGAGTTCAGATAAAGACTTAAGAAAAAACCAAAGCTTTTtgtaaagcaaaagccatgcacagaagcaaaacaaaacaaggattTTATCTACTATGTCCCGTGGGTAGGGACATATTCACCTCCCAGGAAAGCTGGGTTCCATCACATGTAACAGTTACTCAGGAAGACAAATGTGTCACTGTCAATGTTCCCCCCTTCCTCCAGCTTTGTGTGCTGAGCATGGTGCCATGCTGTGTaggacagccctgcaggcagctggggtcagctgccCCGGCTGTGTCCTCTCTCACTTTCTTGTGCACCTCTATGGTGGAGGGGGTGAGAAGCAAACAAGGGTGTGAGTCTGAGCATTGCTCAGCAATAATGCAAGCATTTCTGTTACTATCTGCGCATCATTTgtattttcagcacaaatccaaaacccTGCTCCCTACCTGCTACTGTGATGAAAATTGACTCTAAACCAGCCAAAACCTCCTGTGACAAGGGTGTGTATTGGAGGGAGGTCCcctctcagcctcctctccaagctgaacaaacCATGTAATCTCAGTTGCTGTGACCTCTCTTCATCTAAGCTGCCCTTCTCCTGACAAACTCCAATAGCTTTATATCCTTCTTATGTTGAGGTGacccaaactgcccccagcactcgaggtgaggctgccccagcccagagcagagcaggacaatcccctcccttgcctggctggtgatgctgggcctgatgcccccaggacagggttggccctcctggctgccagggcactgctggctcgtGTTCAATTTGCCATGTTTGAATTAAACACTGAGATTAGGATTTCCAGATTTTACCTTGAGATCAGGGCCTCTAGATCTTGCTGTATCATCCAAAACTCAGTTTGTGTAGTGCCCACTGATACACACCTGACCTAGAGAAGGAAAGCGACTTGGACCAACGCTAAAATCTCTGAAAAGCATAGGTATAAAAAAAAGCTGCCTTGAGAATGTGCACTGTGCTGGCTGTACCACTGAGCTCCTCAACACAGAAAAGGGAAACCAAGCTGTGAAGCACAACAAAACATGGAGCACAGGTATTAAGAGAAGCAGGGGTATTTACCCTGGAAATGGGGAGGCTCAGAGGAGACCTCATTGCAttctacagctccctgaaaggaagGGATGGCCAGGTTGGGGTCAGACTTTTCTCTGAGGCAGCTGGCAATAGGAAAAGAGCACTGGCCTTAAGCCGTACCAGGGGACGTTAACATTGTACATTAGGAGTAATATCTTCACAGAAAGGCtgattagacattggaatgggctgcccagggagggtagagtcaccgtccctggaggtatttaagaAAACCCAGGAGTAGCACTCAGTGCCACGGTCTGGTTGACACGGTGGTGTTGGGTCACAGGTAGGACTCGATGATCTCGGAGATCTTCTCCACCCTCATTGATTCTGTGAATTCCAACACAAGGTATCCGGTTAATCGGACGCCCCGTGGTTGAAGCGCTCCCAACGTGCCGCGGGCAGCCGGCTGACACCGCGCCGCAGGTCCCTCCCCTCCCGCCTCGCTCCTCCCGCTGCCGGCCTGGCCCCTCCCGGCGCGAAGCGGCGGTGCCCGCTGTCCCGGTatccccgccccgccggccgccgccgccatcgccATGAAGTGCCACTACGAGGTGCTGGGCGTGAGGCGCGACGCCGCCGAGGAGGAGCTGAAGCGGGCGTACCGCCGGCTGGCGCTGCGCTGGCACCCGGGTacggcccgggcccggccccgggcccggccccggccccggccccgcgcggcgCGGGGGCACCGCGCTGCTGCCTGGCTCGgtgccgggggcggcggggcggctgCTGCCGCCGAGCCTGACCACCGCTGACACGGTTTCGTTAAATTGTCCTGCAGATAAAAACCTCGAGAACGCGGAGGAAGCAGCGGAGCAATTCAAGTTGATCCAGGCGGCGTACGACGTGCTCAGCGACCCGCAGGAACGGGCCTGGTGAGCGGCGCTTGGCCTGGCTGAGGTTTTATTAGCCCGGGCTTGCCAGGGCTtgtcctgtgctgctcctgggcctCGCTGCAAGGCAGCGAGggcagccatgggcaggggcagccgGCTGGTTTTAGGTTTTGCCAGAGttggagccctgcagccccgtgGAGGGGCACGGTTCGCACTCTCTCCCCCCTCGTGGTGTGCCGGGAGCTGAGGGCGTGCTGGGCCCCAGCAGCGCCCTGCCGACAGCCGGGCTTGGCCTGCGTCCTCCTCCCCGAGCAGCTTTTCAGGGCAGCTCTGGTCAGCCCTCAGGCCCCGGGCAGTGCATACAGGTGTCCAGTTCTAATTTgaaatacacacatacacatctCTAAAGGATCGCTGTTCTAAATGTTCTCTGTAGCTTGTTTTTCACATGGGCTGAAGCATCTACCAGGTTACACAGCCAAACCCGCCTCTCCTGAGTTTGTCCTCCTTGAGAATACTGgactgtttttcagtttttatgtgCTTGGGTatgatttggggatttttgagtgCATGCAAGTATTGGGTGATTTAAGTAATGCCCTCTACCCCTTTCTGAAAGTTTGGTGAGGCATCTTTCTCAAATGTGATTGCTTGGTAGCTAGCTCTTGAGGAATTATTACTATACATATTGCAgataaaataatagtaaaataaaGGTTAAGAGGGAATATCTACTGGGTCTGTcatgttttttctctctgaagacTTTGGATGTGATAGACAAATTACAGACAGTGGGTTAAGCTATACAGTGATGTAATAGGTGTGCTGTGTTAGTTTAGCAGCACTGAGGGTTGTTCTGTGTCTCTACATCCTTGATGCTGTGGATTTTTTCCAGGTATGATAATCACAGGGAGGCTCTGCTGAAAGGAGGAGTTGATGGAGACTATCAAGATGATAGTTTGGATCTGCTGCACTACTTCACTGTTAGCTGTTACTCTGGATATGGGGATGATGAAAAGGTAAGGTATCAATTAATCTTTAATTAATCAGCTTAAATTTCATTATAAGTGTTAGCATTTGTTTTGTGTTAAAGTTATATGTAGAAATTGTTAGCACAGCTTACACAAATCCAAGACAAAACTTAACCTGGATGTATAAGAAGGCTTTAATTCTTGCATATTGTCCAACAATTACTTAATCAAAATGTCCAGCTATGTTGTACAACTACAGATGTGTGCATATTGTTTATTTATCTCATATAGTGAAGCATTCCAGGGCTTTGCAATACCATCTGTTTATTTAGAAATAACTTTATCAAGCAAGAATCTTGTAAACTACAGAAAAGCAATGTAACAATAGCCTTTGGGGGAAGGTGTGCTTGCTGTAATTGAATTCCCTTTTGGATTTTTGAATTTCCCATTGGATTTTAAGATACTCactaataatatttaatatattgaAAAAGGTCCAGGTGATTAGAAAAACATCCATCAGAGGCAATACTTATCTGTCCTTCTGTTACTGTACTAGTAGTCAGTTAGTAACATA
This window encodes:
- the RAD1 gene encoding cell cycle checkpoint protein RAD1, whose translation is MPFSAQPPASGERYALSASLDNARHLSSLLRAVHFQDHATCLATASGLRVTVEDAKCIQANAFIQAEIFQEFSVQEESVMFRISLSVLLDCLTIFGTSSLPGTSTALRLCYRGYGYPLMLFLEEGGVVTVCKINTQEPEELLDFDFCSTKVVNKIILQSEGLREAFAELDMTSEVLQITMSPDKPYFRLSTFGNAGSAHLDYPRDSDLMEAFHCNQTQTNRYKISLLKPSTKALALSCKVSIRTDAQGFLSLQYMIRNEDGQICFVEYYCCPDENITEAEL
- the BRIX1 gene encoding ribosome biogenesis protein BRX1 homolog, with translation MACGPMAAKRKRGALAAGKAKRARSAPSAGEAAPEGGPRDGSVPPQEYSIPPPVSQGKWKNKERVLIFSSRGINFRTRHLMQDLRTLMPHSKADTKMDRKDQLFVINEVCEMKNCNKCIFFEAKKKQDLYMWVSNTPQGPSAKFLVQNVHTLAELKMTGNCLRGSRPLLSFDPIFDREPHYALLKELFIQIFGTPQYHPKSQPFVDHVFTFTVTDERIWFRNYQIIEEDASLVEIGPRFVLNLIKIFQGSFGGPTLYENPHYQSPNMHRRLIRLSVAAKFREKQQVKEVQKIKKKGTKVLVEEDPTEVVFETPAEEKPVEIQLVKPESKPIVKDKKKLRKIQRKKQKKLFRTEGSA